In Cryptomeria japonica chromosome 10, Sugi_1.0, whole genome shotgun sequence, a genomic segment contains:
- the LOC131039155 gene encoding cytochrome P450 750A1, translating into MDLNMSVSAIGLTIILFTVLLSSLLGWARKNNGSMPLPGPFALPIIGNLHQLGALPHRSLQRLAEQHGPIMMLKFGSVPVVVASSSQAAKQFLKTHDMSFLSRPSTTAGKYLFYNCKDIVFAPYGDYWRNIRKTCMLEMLSAKRIESFKGVREEEALAMVRSIWQKSDKGRVGVDLSRIISCHTSDFMWRILTGRTNADSLSGGTTFEELIWKAAELMGAINIGDFIPCLDWLDLQGLRGRMKNVHQRIDAVFDKIIDEHVERKGRRGAEEKERHKDLVDVLVEMEITVEEKKAILMDMFLGAIETETSTLEWAMSELLRNPYVMKKLQEEIDFIVKKDEKIASSDIVGMEYLHCVVKETMRLYPIGPLLIPHESTEDCVVEGPHHDYFIPRKTRLIINAWAIGRDPKVWEDPLEFRPERFMGKNFDMIRDPELSMIPFGAGRRSCPGASMAIANLEIALVYLVHYFNWKCEGELDMNESFGITIPRKVHLFVIPTWRLKVNEPFYLKV; encoded by the exons ATGGATCTCAATATGAGTGTTTCTGCAATAGGACTTACAATTATTTTGTTTACTGTTTTGCTGTCCTCTCTATTGGGATGGGCGAGAAAAAACAATGGGAGTATGCCTTTGCCAGGACCATTTGCGCTGCCCATCATAGGAAACCTCCATCAGTTGGGAGCTCTTCCTCACCGCAGTCTGCAGCGGCTGGCTGAGCAACATGGGCCTATAATGATGCTCAAGTTCGGTTCTGTTCCCGTCGTGGTCGCCTCTTCTTCTCAGGCGGCGAAACAGTTTCTGAAAACCCATGACATGAGTTTTCTCAGCAGACCGTCTACTACTGCTGGAAAATACTTGTTTTACAATTGCAAGGACATCGTGTTTGCCCCCTACGGAGATTATTGGCGAAATATACGAAAGACTTGCATGTTGGAGATGCTGAGTGCCAAGAGAATCGAGTCGTTCAAAGGTGTGCGGGAGGAAGAGGCCCTGGCAATGGTCCGATCGATCTGGCAGAAGAGCGACAAGGGCAGAGTGGGCGTGGATTTGAGCCGCATCATTTCCTGCCATACCTCCGACTTCATGTGGCGAATATTGACGGGGAGGACAAACGCCGACAGCCTCTCTGGCGGCACAACGTTTGAGGAATTGATTTGGAAGGCTGCTGAGTTGATGGGAGCTATCAACATTGGCGACTTCATTCCTTGTTTGGATTGGCTCGACTTGCAGGGGCTGAGGGGACGTATGAAGAATGTCCACCAGCGGATTGACGCTGTTTTTGACAAAATAATAGATGAACATGTTGAGCGCAAGGGGAGGCGCGGCGCGGAGGAGAAGGAGCGGCATAAGGACCTGGTTGACGTACTTGTGGAAATGGAAATCACAGTAGAAGAGAAGAAGGCTATCCTTATG GACATGTTTCTTGGGGCAATAGAGACAGAGACATCTACATTGGAATGGGCAATGAGCGAGTTATTGAGAAATCCATATGTGATGAAGAAATTGcaagaagaaattgattttatagttaaaaaagatgagaaaataGCGTCATCTGATATTGTAGGCATGGAATATTTACATTGTGTGGTGAAAGAGACAATGAGATTGTATCCAATAGGCCCGTTGCTCATCCCCCATGAATCTACGGAAGATTGTGTTGTGGAAGGACCTCATCATGACTACTTCATACCAAGAAAAACAAGGCTTATTATTAATGCTTGGGCAATAGGAAGAGATCCAAAAGTATGGGAAGATCCCTTGGAATTTAGGCCTGAGAGATTTATGGGTAAAAATTTTGATATGATAAGAGATCCAGAATTAAGCATGATTCCTTTTGGGGCAGGAAGGAGAAGTTGCCCAGGTGCTTCTATGGCCATTGCTAATTTGGAGATTGCATTAGTATACCTTGTTCACTACTTCAATTGGAAATGTGAAGGAGAGTTAGACATGAACGAATCTTTTGGAATCACCATTCCGAGAAAAGTGCATCTCTTTGTTATTCCCACTTGGAGGTTAAAGGTGAATGAACCATTTTACCTTAAAGTTTAA